One segment of Lachancea thermotolerans CBS 6340 chromosome E complete sequence DNA contains the following:
- the GAP1 gene encoding amino acid permease GAP1 (similar to uniprot|P19145 Saccharomyces cerevisiae YKR039W GAP1 General amino acid permease localization to the plasma membrane is regulated by nitrogen source), which produces MSLEDKKNFVYAQEEPLEGRDVGHSSYETGSGEITDSKPTSSGSRWQDFVDGFKRVELGDLDPNLTQAEKVAIATARSPLQRHLKNRHLQMIAIGGAIGTGLFVGSGSALRTGGPAAVLIGWGLIGLMIYSVVMAMGELAVTFPVAGGFTTYIPRFVDDSFGFAINYIYMLQWLVVLPLEIVAASITVNYWGTPAKYRDGFVALFYVVIVIINMFGVKGYGEAEFVFSIIKVTTVVGFIILGIVLICGGGPVGGYVGGKYWHNPGAFNGDNAGQRFKAVCSVFVTAAFSFAGTELVGLAAAETENPRKALPRAAKQVFWRITLFYIISLCLIGLLVPYTSENLIGSSSVDAAASPFVLAIKTHGISGLPSVINVVILISVLSVGNSSVYACSRTLSALADQGFLPQIFSYIDRKGRPLVGILATCTFGLLCFIAQSKKEGDVFNWLMALSGLSSLFTWGFICICHLRFRRALAAQGRSTDELAFTSYVGVWGSYFGVILICLVFIAQFWIAVWPMGGTPNASDFFQAYLSVVVVLFFYLAHKLYTRNWTFAKRAKDIDIDTGRRELDLDALKQEIAEEKLRLSTKPWWYRVYHLWC; this is translated from the coding sequence ATGTCTTTAGAggacaagaaaaactttGTGTACGCCCAGGAGGAGCCCCTCGAGGGCCGCGACGTGGGCCACTCATCCTACGAAACAGGTTCCGGCGAAATCACGGACTCTAAGCCAACATCTTCTGGTTCCCGCTGGCAGGACTTTGTAGACGGCTTCAAACGTGTTGAGCTGGGAGACCTGGATCCCAACCTGACTCAAGCCGAGAAAGTTGCGATCGCGACCGCGCGTTCGCCTTTGCAGCGCCACTTGAAGAACCGTCACTTGCAAATGATCGCCATCGGCGGTGCTATCGGTACGGGTCTGTTTGTCGGGTCTGGTTCAGCCCTGAGAACTGGTGGCCCTGCAGCTGTACTGATCGGCTGGGGTCTGATTGGTCTCATGATTTACAGTGTGGTGATGGCCATGGGTGAGCTTGCCGTTACCTTTCCAGTGGCCGGTGGTTTCACCACGTACATTCCACGTTTCGTCGACGACTCTTTTGGTTTCGCTATTAACTACATTTACATGTTGCAATGGCTGGTGGTCTTGCCTTTGGAAATTGTTGCTGCATCTATTACTGTCAACTACTGGGGAACTCCTGCCAAGTATAGAGACGGTTTTGTCGCCTTGTTTTACGTCGTGATTGTCATCATCAATATGTTTGGTGTCAAGGGATATGGTGAGGCCGAGTTTGTCTTTTCCATCATCAAGGTCACTACCGTCGTTGGCTTTATTATCCTCGGTATCGTGCTTATCTGCGGCGGCGGGCCCGTCGGCGGTTACGTTGGGGGTAAGTACTGGCACAACCCTGGTGCCTTCAATGGTGACAATGCTGGTCAGCGTTTTAAGGCCGTGTGTTCTGTTTTCGTTACCGCTGCATTTTCCTTTGCTGGGACGGAGCTCGTCGGTCTTGCTGCTGCCGAGACCGAAAACCCAAGAAAGGCCCTTCCACGTGCTGCTAAGCAAGTTTTCTGGAGAATCACTCTGTTTTACATCATCTCTTTGTGTTTGATTGGTCTCCTGGTTCCTTACACCTCAGAAAACCTGATCGGAAGTTCTTCTGTTGACgctgctgcttctccttttgttttggctATCAAGACCCACGGTATCTCTGGACTACCCAGTGTTATTAACGTGGTTATCCTGATTTCTGTTCTTTCCGTCGGTAACTCTTCTGTTTACGCTTGTTCCAGAACTCTGTCCGCACTTGCCGACCAGGGATTCCTGCCTCAAATCTTTTCCTACATTGACAGAAAGGGTAGACCGCTAGTCGGCATCCTTGCAACCTGCACCTTCGGACTTTTGTGCTTCATTGCTCAATCTAAGAAGGAGGGAGATGTCTTTAACTGGCTTATGGCGTTGTCAGGTTTGTCCTCTCTGTTCACCTGGGGTTTTATCTGTATTTGCCACCTAAGATTCAGGAGAGCCCTCGCCGCTCAAGGCAGATCTACAGATGAGCTGGCATTTACTTCTTATGTTGGCGTTTGGGGTTCTTACTTTGGTGTGATCCTGATTTGTTTGGTTTTCATTGCCCAATTTTGGATTGCTGTGTGGCCAATGGGAGGGACACCTAACGCGTCTGACTTTTTCCAAGCCTACTTATCGGTAGTGGTCgtgctcttcttctacCTGGCCCACAAGCTTTACACCAGGAACTGGACTTTTGCTAAGAGAGCCAAAGACATTGACATTGACACCGGTAGAAGAGAATTGGATCTTGATGCTCTCAAGCAGGAAATTGCcgaagaaaagcttcgCTTGTCTACTAAGCCCTGGTGGTACAGAGTTTATCACTTGTGGTGTTAA